In Haloarcula rubripromontorii, the sequence GACCGCTACGACGTGGACCGCGTCCTCGCCTCGGACCTCCGGCGCACCCGCGAGACGGCCGCGGCGGCCGACGACGGCTACGGCGGCCTGCCCGACCGCGCGTTCGACACCGACTGGCGCGAGCGCGGCTTCGGAATCATGCAGGGCCTGTACGCCGACGAACTGCTCGATGAGTTTCCCGACCACGACCCGGACGCAAGCGTCATCTCGCTCGATGCGGCCCCAGAGGGGGGCGAGGGCATCCCGACCTTCCGCGGACGGGTCGAATCGGGGTGGGACCGAGCGATTGCGACCACCGACACGGGCGAGACGACGCTCGTGGTCACCCACGGCGGCGTCATCAAAGTCCTGCTGGCGAAGCTCACGGACAGCGACCCGGACGCGGCGCTGGCAAAGAGTTCACAGCCGAACTGCGCCGTCAACGAGATTCGGCTCGATGGGGACAGCCCCGAACTGGTCAACGAGGAGATGACCGGCTGGCGGACGTTCCTGGACTGAGCGGGCGTCTTTCAGTCGACGGACGGATAATCGGCGTCAAAGACGTTGCTGACCACGTCCTCAGTCTCTTCTTCGGCTGGCTCCTCCGTTTCCGGGCTCACACTACCGGTTTCGTATCCGTGGAGATCAAGCGTCACGTGGTCGAAGCCGCAGTCCTCGATGTGGTCACGGGCGGTGCGAACGAAGTCGGGGTCAAGTGCGGTTTCGAGTTCCGCTTCGCCGACCTCGATGCGGGCGAGGCCGTCGTGGTCGCGCACGCGGAACTGCTCGAAGCCCCACGTCCGGAGGAGTCGCTCGGCCTTCTCGACGCGGGAGAGCCGTTCCTCGGTGACTTCGAGGCCCGTCGGAATCCGCGAGGAGAGACAGGCCATCGAGGGCTTGTCGGCCACGGAGAGATCGTATTCGCGGGCGATCTCCCGGACCTCGGACTTCTCGATATTGTGTTCCAGCAGCGGCGAGTAGGCGTCCAGTTCCTCGACGGCGCGCAGGCCGGGGCGGTGCCCCTCGCCAACGTCGGAGGCGTTCGTGCCGTCACACACCACGTCGATGCCGAGTTCGCGAGCGCGGTCGTACATCG encodes:
- a CDS encoding histidine phosphatase family protein, coding for MGTLLVARHGETTWNRDGRIQGWAPSRLTDRGQKQATALGTWLDDRYDVDRVLASDLRRTRETAAAADDGYGGLPDRAFDTDWRERGFGIMQGLYADELLDEFPDHDPDASVISLDAAPEGGEGIPTFRGRVESGWDRAIATTDTGETTLVVTHGGVIKVLLAKLTDSDPDAALAKSSQPNCAVNEIRLDGDSPELVNEEMTGWRTFLD
- the larE gene encoding ATP-dependent sacrificial sulfur transferase LarE, with product MSAVSEKLAAAREDLKSRDGVLIAFSGGVDSSVVAALAHDALGDDAIACTAKSETLPAAELTDATRVAEEIGIRHEIVEFSELDSEEFIQNDDMRCYHCRSMRLGAMYDRARELGIDVVCDGTNASDVGEGHRPGLRAVEELDAYSPLLEHNIEKSEVREIAREYDLSVADKPSMACLSSRIPTGLEVTEERLSRVEKAERLLRTWGFEQFRVRDHDGLARIEVGEAELETALDPDFVRTARDHIEDCGFDHVTLDLHGYETGSVSPETEEPAEEETEDVVSNVFDADYPSVD